GGCGCAGGGCTTGGGATTGTCGCATCACCATCCTGCGTGCCCAATAGCCGCTTTACTTCTGGGCGTGCTCCTTGGGATGTGCTTCGATCACGACAAAGGCCTGCGCCCATGGATGATCGTCGGTTAGACTGACATGTATGGTCGCCTCATGCCCCTGCGGCGTCATCTCGGCCAAACGCTCTTCGGCCCAGCCTGTGACGCTCATCACGGGTTGCCCGGTCTCCAGATTTTCAACAGCCATGTCTTTCCATGAAATACCCATGCGCAGGCCAGTGCCCAACGCTTTGGAACACGCCTCTTTCGCGGCCCAACGCTTGGCGTAGGTGCCTGCCACATCCTTGCGCCGCTCGGCCTTGGCCTGCTCGACGTCGGTGAACACGCGGTTGCGAAACCGGTCCCCAAAACGCTCCAGCGTGGCGGTGATACGCTCGATATTCGCCAAATCGGTACCCACACCCAAAATCATTTTGCCCCCTCACACCGCAAATAGCGGGAAACTGACGCCAATCGCCCAGGCCAGTGCAAGCCCAAGTGCAATGCCCGCCCCGGTCGGTCCAGACCGAAGTGCGCTAACCCGGCCCATATATCCAAAACTGAGGTAAAACAGAACAATCACCGGCGCGATCATGACGAGAAAGAACAACGCATCGAAATCAAGCGCCACGGCAAGACCGAGCGAGGCTAGAAATGTGACCCGCGCCAGGATCCTTTGGGTCAGGGTTGCGCCATAGCTCAAATTTGCATCGGCCAGCATGAAAGGCACCGCCCCCACACACAGTACTGCGATGATTGCCCAACGCTCAGGTGTGGGCCAGAAACTCGCGCCGTAGCGATCCAAAGCCAAGCCAAACACCGCAATCATCCAAAAGAGCAGCAGCACCAAACCTGCTGCACTGATTGGGCCAAGACGCCGCTTGGCCCAGACCAGAACACAAAGCTGCAGCGCGCCATAGATCAACAAGTGGACCATCAGGTAGTCTGCCACGAGAACAGGAAGGAATTCTGCTTCAACCAGCGTCGCAAGCGGCGGCGTCAAAAGCGCCGGACCGCCCGCCGCCAATAGCAACAGGCGCCAATTGATCGGCTCTGGTGTCGCCTGAGACCCGGGCGCAATTCGGGCCACAAACGGAAAGAACAATGTGACCGCGGCAAGCAATCCAACAAGTGCCCACCCAGTCTGTGCTGCTTTGGGCACATCATTCCGCTCAAAATACCCGTTCAGCCAGTCGAGCGCCGCTTCTCGCCCGGCCCGGGACTGCAGAATGGACACGTGTTCGACTGCGGGCGCGATAAACGCCGCGCGGCGTGCGCTTTCCTGCGCGGCTTCGGCCGTTTCAAGCGCAAACTCACGCAACCCCGGTTCCCACGCGCCAGTGATCAACAACATGTCGCACGGCCAGCTCTCGCTCACGGCCTCTGAGAAGGCCGACAAGAGCACCAAAGGGCCAATGCCTTCGGTCTCATTTGCAACACGAATGAGAATATCGGTCGCCATGGAATGACCGAGCAGTGCAACAGGTGCATCGCCTTGTCGCGCGGCCTTAATCACCTCCTGTGTC
This DNA window, taken from Roseovarius sp. S88, encodes the following:
- a CDS encoding alpha/beta hydrolase translates to MTIRWNRWCFAGALVLLVWSLWVLEGARKGIEITYRLVGDTPVTVLYRQTDGPAVVVAHGFSGSRQMMQGYSHLLAQAGYRVFAFDFQGHGRHRTPMSGDVNAINGTTRLLMAQTQEVIKAARQGDAPVALLGHSMATDILIRVANETEGIGPLVLLSAFSEAVSESWPCDMLLITGAWEPGLREFALETAEAAQESARRAAFIAPAVEHVSILQSRAGREAALDWLNGYFERNDVPKAAQTGWALVGLLAAVTLFFPFVARIAPGSQATPEPINWRLLLLAAGGPALLTPPLATLVEAEFLPVLVADYLMVHLLIYGALQLCVLVWAKRRLGPISAAGLVLLLFWMIAVFGLALDRYGASFWPTPERWAIIAVLCVGAVPFMLADANLSYGATLTQRILARVTFLASLGLAVALDFDALFFLVMIAPVIVLFYLSFGYMGRVSALRSGPTGAGIALGLALAWAIGVSFPLFAV
- the acpS gene encoding holo-ACP synthase → MILGVGTDLANIERITATLERFGDRFRNRVFTDVEQAKAERRKDVAGTYAKRWAAKEACSKALGTGLRMGISWKDMAVENLETGQPVMSVTGWAEERLAEMTPQGHEATIHVSLTDDHPWAQAFVVIEAHPKEHAQK